In the Streptobacillus moniliformis DSM 12112 genome, one interval contains:
- the secE gene encoding preprotein translocase subunit SecE yields MKKEKMNLFNQIIAEYKQVQWPSKAEVFQVTIVVLLITLFVSLMILIFDFGFTTFMDRFSSIVKSLFS; encoded by the coding sequence TTTATTTAATCAAATAATAGCTGAGTATAAACAAGTACAATGGCCAAGTAAGGCTGAGGTCTTTCAAGTTACTATAGTAGTATTATTAATAACTTTATTTGTTTCTTTGATGATATTAATATTTGATTTTGGCTTTACAACATTTATGGATAGATTTTCAAGCATTGTAAAATCGCTATTTAGTTAG
- the rplK gene encoding 50S ribosomal protein L11 → MNKEVVDKVKLQLSAGKANPAPPVGSALGPKGINIPEFCKQFNAQTQDKPGFIIPVEISIYADRSFSFVLKTPPASDLLKKAAKVEKGAQNSVKDVAGKISKAQLQEIAETKMPDLNAANLEAAMNIIAGTARSMGIKIED, encoded by the coding sequence ATCAATAAAGAAGTCGTGGATAAAGTAAAATTACAATTAAGTGCTGGTAAAGCAAATCCTGCACCACCAGTTGGGTCAGCATTAGGACCAAAAGGGATCAATATTCCTGAGTTTTGTAAACAATTTAATGCACAAACACAAGATAAACCTGGATTTATAATTCCAGTAGAAATTTCAATCTATGCAGATAGAAGTTTTAGTTTCGTTTTAAAAACACCACCTGCATCAGATTTATTAAAAAAAGCTGCAAAAGTTGAAAAAGGAGCACAAAACTCTGTTAAAGATGTAGCTGGAAAAATTTCAAAAGCTCAATTACAAGAAATTGCTGAAACTAAAATGCCAGATTTAAATGCTGCAAATTTAGAAGCAGCTATGAACATTATTGCTGGAACAGCAAGAAGTATGGGAATTAAAATAGAAGACTAA
- the rplA gene encoding 50S ribosomal protein L1: MSKKGKRYNEISQKVDKLKIYTPEEALELVFDTKSAKFVETVELAIRLGVDPRHADQQVRGTVILPHGTGKTIKILAITSGENIDKALAAGADFAGDEEYINKISAGWMDFDLVIATPDMMPKLGKLGRVLGTKGLMPNPKSGTVTTNISQTVEEFKKGKVAFKVDKLGSIHLPIGKVNFEKEQIIENFKVALGQIIKLKPAASKGQYLRTVAISLTMGPGIKIDPLLAAGFSSK, from the coding sequence ATGTCAAAAAAAGGGAAAAGATATAATGAAATTTCTCAAAAAGTAGATAAATTAAAAATCTACACACCAGAAGAAGCTTTAGAATTAGTATTTGACACAAAAAGTGCAAAATTTGTAGAAACAGTTGAATTAGCTATTAGATTAGGAGTAGATCCAAGACATGCTGATCAACAAGTTAGAGGTACAGTTATTTTACCTCATGGAACTGGGAAAACAATTAAAATTTTAGCAATAACTTCAGGAGAAAATATTGATAAGGCATTAGCTGCTGGAGCAGATTTTGCTGGTGATGAAGAATATATCAACAAAATTTCTGCTGGATGGATGGATTTTGATTTAGTTATAGCTACTCCAGACATGATGCCTAAATTAGGTAAATTAGGAAGAGTTTTAGGAACTAAAGGATTAATGCCTAACCCTAAATCAGGAACTGTTACAACTAATATTTCTCAAACAGTTGAAGAATTTAAAAAAGGTAAAGTTGCATTTAAAGTTGATAAATTAGGTTCAATTCATTTACCAATAGGAAAAGTTAATTTTGAAAAAGAACAAATAATTGAAAACTTTAAAGTTGCTTTAGGGCAAATAATTAAATTAAAACCTGCGGCTTCAAAAGGACAATATTTAAGAACAGTTGCTATCTCATTAACTATGGGACCTGGAATTAAAATTGATCCATTATTAGCAGCTGGATTTTCAAGCAAATAA
- a CDS encoding transcription termination/antitermination NusG family protein: MIIENKEYVKKWYIIHTYSGYEKKVKTDLEKRIMSEDLNDKVFRILVPEEKIFEEKKGKMVPVFRKIFPSYVLVEMLAFRDVTEDSVSYRVDSRAWYIIRNTNGVTGFVGVGSDPLPMDEKEVEEIFSKMSNEDFQEKLEYEVGDYVKTLDGIEGTVEHIDYIAKQIKIVIQVGSRPTTLTLGLNEVTKF, translated from the coding sequence ATGATAATTGAAAATAAAGAATATGTTAAAAAATGGTATATAATTCATACTTATTCAGGATACGAAAAAAAAGTAAAAACTGATTTAGAAAAAAGAATTATGTCAGAAGATTTAAATGATAAAGTTTTTAGAATATTAGTACCTGAAGAAAAGATATTTGAAGAGAAAAAAGGTAAAATGGTACCAGTGTTCAGAAAGATATTTCCTAGTTATGTACTAGTTGAAATGTTAGCTTTTAGAGATGTTACAGAAGACTCAGTAAGTTATAGAGTGGATAGTAGAGCATGGTATATAATACGTAATACTAATGGTGTTACTGGTTTTGTTGGTGTTGGCTCTGATCCATTACCAATGGATGAAAAAGAAGTTGAAGAAATATTTAGTAAAATGAGCAATGAAGATTTCCAAGAAAAATTAGAATATGAAGTTGGAGATTATGTTAAAACTTTAGATGGTATAGAAGGAACAGTTGAACATATAGATTACATTGCTAAACAAATTAAGATAGTAATTCAAGTAGGAAGTAGACCTACCACATTAACTTTAGGATTAAACGAAGTTACTAAATTTTAG